A stretch of Telopea speciosissima isolate NSW1024214 ecotype Mountain lineage chromosome 11, Tspe_v1, whole genome shotgun sequence DNA encodes these proteins:
- the LOC122646058 gene encoding autophagy-related protein 11-like isoform X2, which produces MSLNGPEEFVPGRKLLVRIVENGHTIELVCNEYTLVEAVQRSVESISGIQFNDQILLCQEMKLEAQRPLSTYKLPCSGREVFVYNRARMLSDSRPPPPEQINIPEVSEPPMPSPTKDPHPLDDATDPALKALPSYERQFRYHFHRGRAIFNCAELKFKYCERLLREQMVQERAVETAKASMDHHYRMICQMYMEFMKCYSQQHRYHSDLLANFERDIDRLRSCKLYPALQTQTRKFLLDFVKEENLRKWAENCNSSHRQFEAKVMQLKQMFNELKRRVEDLYSSKASAAIRDLKLVIKDHQRYLNEQKSIMQSLSKDVDTVKKLVDDCLSCQLSASLRPHDAVSALGPMYDVHDKHHLPKMQACNHSISKLLDFCMGKKNDMNLFVHHCMQKVAYVQFMIRDVRLQYPAFKEAMARQDDHFEDLKLLRGIGPAYRACLAEVVRRKASMKLYMGMAGQLAERLATKREAEVRRREEFLKAQNAFIPRDILTSMGLFDTPNQCDVNIAPFDTSLLDIDDIADVDHYAPEYLVGIRCKGEKHGTPKASMVMSNDNSNFAEAERNTIESSEKCNSKDVLEGCESVEVAGTSKIEVENARLKAELASAIALMCSFSPEIEYETLDDSKLDSILKNVVEKTAEALHMKDEYGKHLQSMLNMKQMQCLSYEKRIQELEQRLSDQYMQGQKLPGGKDVFEFGHSSVKADDFKSEISGDGEAHMPYISTEPMDELSCMSASLDSKPEQFQQQSSKAREGVDENMADSSGLLNPQLDSSMLEPHRDELEAGDKPGREKMVGQLHLLLSTSSTAETTLEPLNMLPCQAAIEQDSASNLASDLVLELQKALADKSNQYNETETKLKAALDELDILKRELEISHKLLDESQMNCAHLENCLHEAREETHTHLCAADRRASEYSALRASAVKMRSLFERLRSCITATGGVANFSDSLRSLVLSLANSVNDVEDDFTVEFRTCTRVLADKVGFLSRHRAELLDRCSTAEVAHGRLTKELDEKKELVKSLFAKHQLEKQTNKEKISFGRFELHEIVAFVINSAGHYEAINRNCSNYYLSAESIALFTEHLPNKPSYIIGQIVHIERRTVRTPPVRLEPGIDQVAISSSNPYGLSIGCEYFIVTVAMLPDTNIHSSPPS; this is translated from the exons CTGGTTGAAGCAGTTCAGAGATCTGTAGAGTCAATTTCTGGGATTCAATTCAATGATCAAATTCTCCTCTGCCAAGAGATGAAGCTTGAAGCTCAACGACCCTTGTCGACGTACAAGCTCCCCTGTAGTGGCCGCGAAGTCTTTGTCTACAACCGAGCTCGAATGCTTTCTGATTCGCGGCCGCCTCCGCCGGAGCAAATCAATATCCCTGAAGTCAGTGAACCTCCAATGCCTTCCCCTACTAAAGACCCTCACCCTCTGGATGATGCTACTGATCCTGCTCTCAAGGCATTGCCTTCATATGAGCGTCAGTTTAGATACCATTTTCACCGTGGGCGTGCTATATTCAACTGCGCCGAATTGAAGTTTAAGTATTGCGAGAGGCTTCTGAGAGAGCAGATGGTGCAAGAGAGGGCTGTGGAGACTGCCAAGGCTAGCATGGATCACCACTATCGGATGATATGCCAAATGTACATGGAGTTCATGAAGTGTTACTCCCAGCAGCATCGATACCATTCTGACCTTTTGGCGAATTTTGAGCGGGATATAGATAGACTGAGATCTTGCAAGCTTTATCCAGCTTTGCAGACACAAACTCGGAAGTTCTTGCTTGATTTTGTGAAGGAGGAGAATTTACGGAAGTGGGCTGAGAATTGTAACAGCTCACACCGGCAGTTTGAGGCTAAGGTTATGCAGTTAAAGCAGATGTTCAATGAACTGAAGCGGCGGGTTGAGGATCTTTACTCTAGTAAGGCTTCAGCTGCAATAAGGGATTTGAAGTTGGTGATAAAGGACCACCAACGATATCTAAATGAGCAGAAGAGTATAATGCAATCGTTGAG TAAAGATGTTGACACTGTGAAGAAACTAGTCGATGATTGTCTGAGCTGCCAATTATCTGCCTCCCTCCGTCCTCATGATGCAGTTTCAGCTCTTGGTCCAATGTATGATGTCCATGACAAGCACCACCTACCAAAAATGCAGGCTTGCAATCATTCAATTTCAAAACTGCTCGATTTCTGCATGGGTAAAAAGAATGATATGAACCTTTTCGTGCATCATTGCATGCAAAAGGTAGCTTATGTTCAATTTATGATCAGAGATGTCCGTCTACAATATCCTGCTTTTAAAGAAGCAATGGCACGCCAAGATGATCATTTTGAAGATCTAAAGTTGCTGCGTGGGATTGGGCCTGCATACAGGGCATGCCTTGCAGAAGTAGTGAGGAGGAAGGCTTCAATGAAGCTTTACATGGGCATGGCTGGACAATTGGCAGAAAGACTTGCAACGAAGAGGGAGGCTGAGGTAAGAAGGCGAGAGGAATTTTTAAAAGCACAGAATGCCTTCATTCCTCGGGATATATTAACATCCATGGGATTGTTTGATACTCCAAATCAGTGTGATGTCAATATAGCTCCATTTGACACTAGTTTGCTTGATATTGATGATATTGCTGATGTTGACCATTATGCTCCTGAGTATTTAGTTGGGATCCGTTGTAAAGGAGAGAAGCATGGAACACCAAAAGCGTCCATGGTGATGTCAAATGACAATTCTAACTTTGCTGAAGCTGAAAGAAATACCATAGAATCATCTGAAAAATGCAACTCTAAGGATGTGCTCGAGGGCTGTGAGTCAGTAGAAGTTGCTGGAACAAGTAAAATTGAAGTTGAAAATGCGAGACTGAAAGCTGAACTTGCTTCTGCAATAGCTCTGATGTGTTCTTTTAGTCCTGAAATTGAATATGAAACACTAGATGACAGTAAGCTGGATAGCATACTGAAGAATGTGGTGGAGAAGACAGCAGAAGCCTTGCATATGAAGGATGAGTATGGCAAACATCTCCAGTCAATGCTTAACATGAAGCAGATGCAATGCTTGTCTTATGAGAAGCGCATTCAAGAGCTGGAGCAGAGACTGTCCGATCAGTATATGCAAGGGCAGAAACTTCCAGGTGGAAAGGATGTCTTTGAGTTTGGCCATTCATCTGTGAAGGCTGATGACTTCAAATCAGAAATATCAGGTGATGGAGAAGCCCACATGCCTTACATCTCTACTGAACCCATGGATGAGCTTTCTTGCATGTCTGCATCATTGGATTCCAAACCAGAGCAGTTTCAACAGCAATCAAGCAAAGCACGAGAAGGTGTGGATGAAAATATGGCTGATTCTTCAGGTTTACTAAATCCTCAGCTGGATTCTTCAATGTTGGAGCCACATCGAGATGAGCTGGAAGCAGGTGATAAACCAGGACGAGAGAAGATGGTGGGGCAGTTGCATTTGCTACTATCAACCAGCTCCACTGCTGAAACCACATTGGAACCTCTGAACATGTTGCCTTGTCAAGCTGCAATTGAGCAAGATTCAGCATCTAACTTAGCGAGTGATCTTGTATTGGAACTGCAGAAAGCGCTAGCAGACAAGTCAAACCAGTACAATGAGACTGAAACCAAGCTTAAAGCTGCTCTAGACGAGTTGGACATTCTGAAGAGAGAACTGGAAATCAGCCATAAGCTGCTGGATGAATCTCAG ATGAATTGTGCTCACTTGGAAAATTGCCTGCATGAAGCTAGAGAGGAAACCCATACTCATCTTTGTGCTGCTGATAGGAGGGCCTCAGAGTATAGTGCACTGCGGGCTTCTGCTGTGAAAATGCGAAGCCTTTTTGAAAGATTGCGAAGTTGCATTACTGCAACGGGTGGAGTGGCTAATTTTTCTGATTCCTTGCGTTCTTTGGTTCTTTCATTGGCCAA TTCTGTCAATGATGTTGAAGATGATTTTACTGTGGAGTTCCGAACGTGTACCCGGGTCCTTGCAGACAAAGTGGGTTTTCTGTCTCGACACCGTGCAGAGCTGTTGGACAGGTGCTCAACGGCTGAAGTTGCACATGGGCGCCTTACAAAGGAGCTGGATGAGAAGAAAGAACTGGTTAAAAGCTTATTTGCAAAGCATCAACTCGAGAAGCAG ACAAACAAGGAGAAGATATCATTTGGTCGTTTTGAACTCCATGAGATTGTCGCCTTTGTCATCAACTCTGCTGGGCACTATGAAGCGATCAACAGGAACTGCTCTAACTACTATCTATCTGCAGAATCTATTGCCTTGTTTACAGAGCACCTCCCAAACAAACCAAGTTACATCATTGGTCAGATAGTGCACATAGAACGGAGAACTGTGAGGACACCACCCGTTCGGCTTGAGCCTGGGATAGATCAAGTTG CGATATCCTCGTCAAACCCATATGGCCTCTCTATTGGTTGCGAGTATTTCATAGTTACAGTAGCAATGCTACCTGACACGAACATTCATTCGTCACCTCCTTCCTGA
- the LOC122646058 gene encoding autophagy-related protein 11-like isoform X1, whose amino-acid sequence MSLNGPEEFVPGRKLLVRIVENGHTIELVCNEYTLVEAVQRSVESISGIQFNDQILLCQEMKLEAQRPLSTYKLPCSGREVFVYNRARMLSDSRPPPPEQINIPEVSEPPMPSPTKDPHPLDDATDPALKALPSYERQFRYHFHRGRAIFNCAELKFKYCERLLREQMVQERAVETAKASMDHHYRMICQMYMEFMKCYSQQHRYHSDLLANFERDIDRLRSCKLYPALQTQTRKFLLDFVKEENLRKWAENCNSSHRQFEAKVMQLKQMFNELKRRVEDLYSSKASAAIRDLKLVIKDHQRYLNEQKSIMQSLSKDVDTVKKLVDDCLSCQLSASLRPHDAVSALGPMYDVHDKHHLPKMQACNHSISKLLDFCMGKKNDMNLFVHHCMQKVAYVQFMIRDVRLQYPAFKEAMARQDDHFEDLKLLRGIGPAYRACLAEVVRRKASMKLYMGMAGQLAERLATKREAEVRRREEFLKAQNAFIPRDILTSMGLFDTPNQCDVNIAPFDTSLLDIDDIADVDHYAPEYLVGIRCKGEKHGTPKASMVMSNDNSNFAEAERNTIESSEKCNSKDVLEGCESVEVAGTSKIEVENARLKAELASAIALMCSFSPEIEYETLDDSKLDSILKNVVEKTAEALHMKDEYGKHLQSMLNMKQMQCLSYEKRIQELEQRLSDQYMQGQKLPGGKDVFEFGHSSVKADDFKSEISGDGEAHMPYISTEPMDELSCMSASLDSKPEQFQQQSSKAREGVDENMADSSGLLNPQLDSSMLEPHRDELEAGDKPGREKMVGQLHLLLSTSSTAETTLEPLNMLPCQAAIEQDSASNLASDLVLELQKALADKSNQYNETETKLKAALDELDILKRELEISHKLLDESQMNCAHLENCLHEAREETHTHLCAADRRASEYSALRASAVKMRSLFERLRSCITATGGVANFSDSLRSLVLSLANSVNDVEDDFTVEFRTCTRVLADKVGFLSRHRAELLDRCSTAEVAHGRLTKELDEKKELVKSLFAKHQLEKQTNKEKISFGRFELHEIVAFVINSAGHYEAINRNCSNYYLSAESIALFTEHLPNKPSYIIGQIVHIERRTVRTPPVRLEPGIDQVDRLSSDTGTYHLSVRSISSSNPYGLSIGCEYFIVTVAMLPDTNIHSSPPS is encoded by the exons CTGGTTGAAGCAGTTCAGAGATCTGTAGAGTCAATTTCTGGGATTCAATTCAATGATCAAATTCTCCTCTGCCAAGAGATGAAGCTTGAAGCTCAACGACCCTTGTCGACGTACAAGCTCCCCTGTAGTGGCCGCGAAGTCTTTGTCTACAACCGAGCTCGAATGCTTTCTGATTCGCGGCCGCCTCCGCCGGAGCAAATCAATATCCCTGAAGTCAGTGAACCTCCAATGCCTTCCCCTACTAAAGACCCTCACCCTCTGGATGATGCTACTGATCCTGCTCTCAAGGCATTGCCTTCATATGAGCGTCAGTTTAGATACCATTTTCACCGTGGGCGTGCTATATTCAACTGCGCCGAATTGAAGTTTAAGTATTGCGAGAGGCTTCTGAGAGAGCAGATGGTGCAAGAGAGGGCTGTGGAGACTGCCAAGGCTAGCATGGATCACCACTATCGGATGATATGCCAAATGTACATGGAGTTCATGAAGTGTTACTCCCAGCAGCATCGATACCATTCTGACCTTTTGGCGAATTTTGAGCGGGATATAGATAGACTGAGATCTTGCAAGCTTTATCCAGCTTTGCAGACACAAACTCGGAAGTTCTTGCTTGATTTTGTGAAGGAGGAGAATTTACGGAAGTGGGCTGAGAATTGTAACAGCTCACACCGGCAGTTTGAGGCTAAGGTTATGCAGTTAAAGCAGATGTTCAATGAACTGAAGCGGCGGGTTGAGGATCTTTACTCTAGTAAGGCTTCAGCTGCAATAAGGGATTTGAAGTTGGTGATAAAGGACCACCAACGATATCTAAATGAGCAGAAGAGTATAATGCAATCGTTGAG TAAAGATGTTGACACTGTGAAGAAACTAGTCGATGATTGTCTGAGCTGCCAATTATCTGCCTCCCTCCGTCCTCATGATGCAGTTTCAGCTCTTGGTCCAATGTATGATGTCCATGACAAGCACCACCTACCAAAAATGCAGGCTTGCAATCATTCAATTTCAAAACTGCTCGATTTCTGCATGGGTAAAAAGAATGATATGAACCTTTTCGTGCATCATTGCATGCAAAAGGTAGCTTATGTTCAATTTATGATCAGAGATGTCCGTCTACAATATCCTGCTTTTAAAGAAGCAATGGCACGCCAAGATGATCATTTTGAAGATCTAAAGTTGCTGCGTGGGATTGGGCCTGCATACAGGGCATGCCTTGCAGAAGTAGTGAGGAGGAAGGCTTCAATGAAGCTTTACATGGGCATGGCTGGACAATTGGCAGAAAGACTTGCAACGAAGAGGGAGGCTGAGGTAAGAAGGCGAGAGGAATTTTTAAAAGCACAGAATGCCTTCATTCCTCGGGATATATTAACATCCATGGGATTGTTTGATACTCCAAATCAGTGTGATGTCAATATAGCTCCATTTGACACTAGTTTGCTTGATATTGATGATATTGCTGATGTTGACCATTATGCTCCTGAGTATTTAGTTGGGATCCGTTGTAAAGGAGAGAAGCATGGAACACCAAAAGCGTCCATGGTGATGTCAAATGACAATTCTAACTTTGCTGAAGCTGAAAGAAATACCATAGAATCATCTGAAAAATGCAACTCTAAGGATGTGCTCGAGGGCTGTGAGTCAGTAGAAGTTGCTGGAACAAGTAAAATTGAAGTTGAAAATGCGAGACTGAAAGCTGAACTTGCTTCTGCAATAGCTCTGATGTGTTCTTTTAGTCCTGAAATTGAATATGAAACACTAGATGACAGTAAGCTGGATAGCATACTGAAGAATGTGGTGGAGAAGACAGCAGAAGCCTTGCATATGAAGGATGAGTATGGCAAACATCTCCAGTCAATGCTTAACATGAAGCAGATGCAATGCTTGTCTTATGAGAAGCGCATTCAAGAGCTGGAGCAGAGACTGTCCGATCAGTATATGCAAGGGCAGAAACTTCCAGGTGGAAAGGATGTCTTTGAGTTTGGCCATTCATCTGTGAAGGCTGATGACTTCAAATCAGAAATATCAGGTGATGGAGAAGCCCACATGCCTTACATCTCTACTGAACCCATGGATGAGCTTTCTTGCATGTCTGCATCATTGGATTCCAAACCAGAGCAGTTTCAACAGCAATCAAGCAAAGCACGAGAAGGTGTGGATGAAAATATGGCTGATTCTTCAGGTTTACTAAATCCTCAGCTGGATTCTTCAATGTTGGAGCCACATCGAGATGAGCTGGAAGCAGGTGATAAACCAGGACGAGAGAAGATGGTGGGGCAGTTGCATTTGCTACTATCAACCAGCTCCACTGCTGAAACCACATTGGAACCTCTGAACATGTTGCCTTGTCAAGCTGCAATTGAGCAAGATTCAGCATCTAACTTAGCGAGTGATCTTGTATTGGAACTGCAGAAAGCGCTAGCAGACAAGTCAAACCAGTACAATGAGACTGAAACCAAGCTTAAAGCTGCTCTAGACGAGTTGGACATTCTGAAGAGAGAACTGGAAATCAGCCATAAGCTGCTGGATGAATCTCAG ATGAATTGTGCTCACTTGGAAAATTGCCTGCATGAAGCTAGAGAGGAAACCCATACTCATCTTTGTGCTGCTGATAGGAGGGCCTCAGAGTATAGTGCACTGCGGGCTTCTGCTGTGAAAATGCGAAGCCTTTTTGAAAGATTGCGAAGTTGCATTACTGCAACGGGTGGAGTGGCTAATTTTTCTGATTCCTTGCGTTCTTTGGTTCTTTCATTGGCCAA TTCTGTCAATGATGTTGAAGATGATTTTACTGTGGAGTTCCGAACGTGTACCCGGGTCCTTGCAGACAAAGTGGGTTTTCTGTCTCGACACCGTGCAGAGCTGTTGGACAGGTGCTCAACGGCTGAAGTTGCACATGGGCGCCTTACAAAGGAGCTGGATGAGAAGAAAGAACTGGTTAAAAGCTTATTTGCAAAGCATCAACTCGAGAAGCAG ACAAACAAGGAGAAGATATCATTTGGTCGTTTTGAACTCCATGAGATTGTCGCCTTTGTCATCAACTCTGCTGGGCACTATGAAGCGATCAACAGGAACTGCTCTAACTACTATCTATCTGCAGAATCTATTGCCTTGTTTACAGAGCACCTCCCAAACAAACCAAGTTACATCATTGGTCAGATAGTGCACATAGAACGGAGAACTGTGAGGACACCACCCGTTCGGCTTGAGCCTGGGATAGATCAAGTTGATCGCCTGAGCTCTGATACAGGGACTTACCATTTGTCTGTGAGATCGATATCCTCGTCAAACCCATATGGCCTCTCTATTGGTTGCGAGTATTTCATAGTTACAGTAGCAATGCTACCTGACACGAACATTCATTCGTCACCTCCTTCCTGA